The window CAACAGCTTCACGGGCAATACGAGCAAAGCGAGACAATGGCAGTGTTCCTGACCATGTAAAGCCCTGTTCAGCCCATTTAAACGGCTCAATCTGTGCCGGAAAGGTATTTGCTGACATAATTAAGGCGGCAATTCTACAAATTCATCGGTACTCTGTCAAAGATTAAGATACAATTTTGCACTTCTTTAGACAGAACTCGGGGTAAATTAAGCAATGCACCTGTTGCAGCCGCAACTTGAAGTAACAACTTCATTACTTGTAAGCACCCATTCAACCTCTGCTCCTGCATTAACGCCAGATCAAGTGCAACGCTCATCTTGGCAAAAGTTAACAACAGAATCAGAACAGGTTGATTGGCTTATTTTACACTTTAATCACTGGTTTTCCCACCATAATGTGACACTTGTGAAAGGTGATTTTGAACCAGAATATTTCCCAGCAACTAAACAGCAACCTGCCCGAATCCAATTTGCACATGGTTTTTTTAATAGTGCCCTACATGAAATTAGTCATTGGACGATTTCTGGTGCACAACGTCGACTGTTACCTGATTTGGGTTATTGGTACGCGCCTGATGGTCGGAGTGCTGAGCAGCAAGCGTTATTTGAACAAGTTGAAATCAAACCACAAGCGATCGAATGGTTATTTGCCACAGCCTTCGGTCGAAAATTTCGTGTATCTTTAGATAATTTAACGGGTGACAGCGGTAGCGGACAACAATTTAAAGACAATGTGTTTGCTCAGGTTCAACGTTACTTTTCTGGTGAAGCGAAATTGCCACGTGATGCAGCTCATTTTATTTATTACATCTGTTTGTGTACGCGTAATGGCTTAGCGTTACAACGCAATGAATTTAAACGCGAACAGCTTGATTAAATGACAAAATTATCACATCCAGTACTTGCATCATGCCTATATCACGTTTCATACTAAATTCAGCCATAAAGATCAGGGAGTTATAATAATGTTGCATTTACATATTCATCCTGAAAATCCTCAGGCTCGCTTAATCACTCAGGCTGTAGATCGGATTCGTGCTGGCGATGTCGTGGTTTATCCGACTGACGCTGCCTATGCAATTGGTTGCCAGATTGGTAATAAAAATGCGATGGAACGTATAGCCCAAATTCGTGGTTTAGGCCCAAAACATCAATATGCCATCATGTGCTGTGATTTATCTGATATTGCAACTTATGCCAAAGTTGATAATGCGATGTATCGATTACTTAAGAATAATACACCTGCTGTCACTACTTTTATTTTGCCCGCGACCAGTGAAGTACCAAAACGCTTGATGCATCCAAAGAAAAAAACCATTGGTTTACGTATTCCAAGTAATCCCGTTGCTCAGGCTCTGTTGAAAGAATTAGGTGAGCCTTTGCTGACCAGTACTTTGATTCTTCCCGATCAAAAAGATCCACTTGATGATCCTTATGATATTGAAAATCAGCTCGGTAAACGTATTGATGTATTTATTGATAGCGGTTTTGGTACTTTATCGACTACCAGTATTGTCGATTTGTCCGGTGAGAACCCTGAAATTATTCGTCGCGGGGTTGGTGACGTCAGTGCATTTGAATAACGTTATATAAAATGGATTTATTTCAAGTTTTACTCAACATAAATGATTTTCAAGCTGATGAAACCATTTATGTTGTTGAACCTTGGACATTAGAATCGGAAACAAAAGTTCTAAAAGAACCAGATATAGGACTTATCCAAATCGAAAGTAATCACTTAATTTTTGAATATTTTTTAGAGG is drawn from Acinetobacter suaedae and contains these coding sequences:
- a CDS encoding elongation factor P hydroxylase, whose translation is MHLLQPQLEVTTSLLVSTHSTSAPALTPDQVQRSSWQKLTTESEQVDWLILHFNHWFSHHNVTLVKGDFEPEYFPATKQQPARIQFAHGFFNSALHEISHWTISGAQRRLLPDLGYWYAPDGRSAEQQALFEQVEIKPQAIEWLFATAFGRKFRVSLDNLTGDSGSGQQFKDNVFAQVQRYFSGEAKLPRDAAHFIYYICLCTRNGLALQRNEFKREQLD
- a CDS encoding L-threonylcarbamoyladenylate synthase, which encodes MLHLHIHPENPQARLITQAVDRIRAGDVVVYPTDAAYAIGCQIGNKNAMERIAQIRGLGPKHQYAIMCCDLSDIATYAKVDNAMYRLLKNNTPAVTTFILPATSEVPKRLMHPKKKTIGLRIPSNPVAQALLKELGEPLLTSTLILPDQKDPLDDPYDIENQLGKRIDVFIDSGFGTLSTTSIVDLSGENPEIIRRGVGDVSAFE